Sequence from the Paenibacillus tundrae genome:
AGTCTTCAGAAGCAATTACAGTGATCGGAGCCTGAGGCGTTGATGCCGTTTGGGTCGTGACAGAAGAGCAACCTAGTGTGGACAGAATGAAGATTGAAGAGGCTAACAGGGTTAATATTTGGATTTTTCTCATGGATATCGTTCCTCCTTGGAATAGGTTTAGTAGAGAGAGGTATTAGAACGAGGCGTTAGTATCTGGATCTAACATTGTTGATATCAAAGGTCTGCGGCTTGGTCATAGAATTGCGATTACGGGTGTAGGACATGATGGAAGGGCTAGACGTAGTGGGGTTATCTCCAAGCCAAACGGAGTGGCCTAGTTCGTGCACGAACACGCTCTGAATGAAGTTAGATAAGTTGGTTGCGTCTGCTGATATGGTAGAAGCGTTGAGTTCAATTCGGAAGCTTACGACTTGACTACCTGATACAGAAGCATAATTGACACCATAAGCAGTGTTATTGAAGTTTCCGGCGGTGATGGTATTAGGGGAATTGTTTGATTTGGTGAACTGTACTTTGGCACCTGCGTTATTCCAGTTGGTGATAGAAGCGTCCATCGGGGCTTGCCATGTAGAGGTGTAATTATAAGGACGAATAGGAATAGTGGAGCTGGGATAGCCATAATTCAAGAAGGTTGCGGCATAGATTGTACTGCCAAACATCGCAAGGGCTGAGAACAACATGATGCTCATAAGAATTTTCCTTTTCATACTTAAAACCTCCAATAAATGTATTATTTTACTCTATTAGAGTAACAGGGAATTCAGCTATTGAAATGAGTCTCAAGTCATTGTTTTGAAGGATAAATCTCTCTTTTTTTCATTAAAATTAAGCTTATTTCGTCTAAATATCTGGATTGTTGTCGAATCATAACAGGCGTAGAAACATGGTGAGGGACACCGAAACTGTGATTATTAACAATCGATGTAAGCTAGAAGTTCAAGAAGAAGCATGAAAATAAGACGAGTATTTTGTACAGTTATACATGCATAATTTCCCTCCGAATACAAACAATACAAACAACTTAGAGAGGGAAAGGAAGTGCCTTGAGCATGTGCAACCGATTTTCGTTGGCAGCAGATTTAGATGAGGTTAGAGATCATTTCAAAATACAGCGAGTGATGTATTATTACAAAAACCGTTATAATATCAGTCCTACCCAGCATACGCCAATCATTCTTCATCAGGATGGGGAGCGTGTATTGGATGAGTTTCGTTGGGGGTTCATTCCATTTTGGGGACGTGATGCGGTGAATGCGAACCTGATGACTGTGCATGATAATCCTTCGTATTACAAACTGGTGGAAACGAAGCGGTGCGTTATTCCATGCAACGGTCTCTTTTACTGGCGTCAAGAAGGTAAAAAAAGCTTTGCTGTGCGTGTTGTTATGCCAGATCGCGGATTGTTCGGCATTGCCGGATTGTATGAGATCTGGAAAGACACACGAAAACAACCGCTTCGCACCTGCACAATGCTAATGACGGGAGCCAACATGGTTACGCGGGAGTTCGGTAGCAAGATGCCTGCGATCTTGTCCGAAACAGAGATTGATACATGGCTAGATCCGGCTAACACTCGTGTAACGCAACTTCTACCACTCTTGAAATCTTACAATAGTTCAGACATGCATCTATACCCAGTGACACCAATGGTTGCGAACGATGAACATGACTGTTATGAATGCGTAGAAGAGGTAGAACAGAAGCTTGCGTATGTGCGCAGCTACTAAACCAGCTCAACCAATATAGAGCCCATTAAAGGCGGAAAGTCTCTAAGGTGTGCCTGATAACTCCGAAGGACGCAGAATTATCCGAATTTTCGTTCCAAGCAAGGAAGTTTTCTGAAGACGTGCCGGGGCACGTCAAGGGAAAATGACGAAGCAGGGAGCCAAAATATGGTGAAAGATGCACTTCAGCGAGTTTTGAGATACGTCCTATGCTTTCCGCCTTTTGTTGAGGTTTGAGAGACTGAATTTCCGTTTAATGGAGAGGGTGCTCGTTCTGCTGAGAAAAGAAAAGTTGAAATGCAATCGAATAGTAACTATAATAATTACAGTAAAAAGAAATACGTATTCATATATCTATTAAAAGAGATATTTATATTCAGGAGGGAAACCCAAAATGAATCCAAAATTCAACAAAATGTTTGAACAAGTCTCTCTACCCAATGGCATTGCTCTCAAAAACCGGATTGTATTGGCACCAATGACACATATGTCTTCCAACGCCGATGGCACCGTATCCGATGCGGAGCTTGAATATTATGCTCGTCGTACAGGTGGTGCCGGCATGTCTGTAACAGCTGTAACCTATGTCACACCGAACGGTATCGGCTTCCCTGCACAATTTGCAGCTTATGATGACAGCTTCATTCCTGGACTGAAACGTCTGGCAGATACAATTAAACAACAAGGCTCCAAAGCCGTATTGCAAATCTTCCACGCAGGTCGATTGACTCCTGAACAAGCTGTTCCAGCAGGTCAAGTGGTAGCTCCAAGTGCAGTTGCCAGTGAGCGTCCAGGCTCTCCATTACCAAGAGAACTATCCGATGAAGAGATTACGTCAATTATTAAGGATTTTGGTGAAGCTACACGTCGCGCGATTGAAGCTGGATTCGACGGTGTTGAAATTCATGGTGCGAACGGATATCTGATTCAACAATTCTTCTCGCCACATTCGAATCGCCGTGAAGACCGCTGGGGCGGTAGTGTTGAAAAACGTCTGACGTTCCCACTTGCGGTGGTTGATGAAGTTCAAGAGGTTGTGGCAAAACATACCAAACTACCATTCATCGTTGGTTATCGTTTCTCACCAGAGGAACCGGAAACACCGGGTCTGACAATGGAAGAGACGTATGCACTGATCGATGCATTGAAAGAGAAAAACTTAGATTATTTGCACGTATCCCTGAACGAGTTCTGGTCTAAACCAAGACGTGGTGAAGCAGATACACGCTCTAGAATGGAGTTTATCCTTGATCGTGTAGGCGGGAAATTGCCAGTTATCGGTGTAGGTTCAATCCATACAGCGGATCAAGCAGCTGAAGCGCTCGAGAGTGGTGTACCTTTGCTTGCCATTGGACGTGAGCTGATTATCGAGCCAGATTGGGTAGAGAAGATTGAAAGTGGCCGTGAGGAAGATATTGAGACCATTCTGACCAAATCGGATCAGGAGCGTCTAGTCATTCCAGATGGCTTGTGGAATGCTATTATCCATACACCGGGATGGTTCCCAATGGCTGATGACAAATAATGACCGATTTCATTAGAATCGATCATAGTTGATTCTGTCCAGTAATGCAGGACACATGAAGATTAAGGGGGAGCAGAGGCTCCCTCTTTTTTGACATGGTTTCGAAATTCTCCTTCGAAGAGCACTGTGGTATGATGGATGAACAGAAATGTCTTGGATAATCAACGGTTTGGAGTGAAGGAATATGCTCGTTGCGGAACGGTATGAGAAAATAGTGGAATGGGTGGACGCCCAAGGGAGCATGCGCGTTACAGAGCTAAGTGAGCGCTGCGGTGTAACCGAAGAGACGATACGGCGAGATCTGGACAAGCTGGAGCAGGCGGGCAGACTCAGGCGGTCACACGGTGGAGCGGTTACGATTAAATATAAAGATGAGGGACAGCCGGAGATTCCATATCCGGAGCGGGCTGTAACCCATGCCGAGGAGAAGCGTAGAATTGCAGATGAAGCAGTCAAACTGGTCGAGTCTGGCGATCGAATTGCCCTCGATGCGAGTACGACAGCTTGGTATATGGCGGCCGGATTACCGAATATCCCACTCACAGTTCTAACGAATTCGATTAAAGTGGCGGCAGAGCTTAGCAACAAGGAACAGATTCGCGTGATTGCGACAGGAGGTCAATTAGCCTCAAAGTCCCTGTCTTTTGTAGGGCCGCTGGCTGAGCGTTCATTGGACGCATATCATGTGGACAAGGTGTTTTTATCATGTAAAGGTGTGCATCTAAGCAAGGGCATTAGCGAATCGAATGAATTGCAGGCTTTGGTGAAGCAAAAGATGATAAGTATTGCGGATGAGGTCATTTTGCTGGCAGATTCGAGCAAGTTCAATATACAGGCGTTTACTCGGGTCGCACAGATTGATAGTGTGTCGAAAGTAATCACGGATCATGGTTTGGATCCAGAGCAGGTTAGTATGCTAGAAGAACAAATGATTGAATTAATACGAGTCTAATCGTTGACAATAACTATTGTTGAAAGGAATGAATGTGTAATGAAGCATCCTTTTCATTTAAAGGCTGTATGGAATGGTGGACGCAACAGTGAGGGACATATTGATGCTGGCGGATTGAAATCCGTCATCTCCATTCCGCAGGAGATGGGTGGCCCCGGAACAGGCACGAACCCAGATGAAATGCTACTCGGAGCGGCCGCTACCTGTTACGTCATTACGCTGGCGGCGATGTTAGAGCGTTCTGATATTACGCCTCATGAATTGACTCTGGAATCAGAGGCAACGGTGGATGTAACGAATAACATTTTTACGTATGAGCGTATTGTGCATCGACCTAGAATTGTACTGCAAGCAGATGCCACCGAGTCTGATGAAGTGAAGGCAGAGCGACTGGCTCACAAGGCGGAGGAATCTTGTATGATTTCAAGAGCTGTAGCAGGAAATGTAATCATTGAAACAGAGCCCGTAATTGTTAAAGCAAGTGTTGGCCCGATGTGACCAACTGAAGAATAGACGGCAATAGCCGTCATTTTGGGTAAGATGAAGGGAAGTTCAGTATGAGTATACAGAAAAATAAAACCACCCGATTTGCACGGTTGCGACGTGCCATGAAGCTGAATTTCCTCAAATTGTTACGTGCTCCAGGTGGTGCTCACAAAGTATCGACGGGGTTCGCCATAGGCTTTGGGCTGGAACTGATCGTTATTTCTACCGCATCCCTAATTTATCTGGTGTTCTACCCGATTGTTCGGCTATCTGGTGGGTCTTTGCCAGCCGCAATTGTAGGGAATGTTGTTGGTAAGCTTACATTCTTACCCATCATTCTAATGCCGCTCGCGAAGCAGATTGGTTCTTGGATCCTACCAGCACATAGCATGGGGAACGGGATTGTGCATGAGAGTGCATGGATGGAATTGTTCCGTGGGAATTGGTCAGCACTGAGCGAGCTGTTATTAGGTGGACTTGATATTTTGGCAGGCATGTCGATCTTTGGGGCAACGCTGGGGTTGATTTCTTATTTTATCGTGAAGTTCTTCTATGTAAGAGCGCTAAAGCGTCGGTATGAACGCCGATTGGAGAAACGCCATCAAGCGGCGTCATCTCCATCGACTGCCGTACTAATTAGGAAACCATCACAATCATGATAGGCAGTATGCCCATGGAAGCGACGGTTGTCCACAGAATGCAGCGCGACACAAACTGAGGCGAGGCATTGAATTGTTCTGCGAGTATGACTGCGTTTACTGCCGTTGGCATAGATGACAGGATTAGCAGAACGCTGAATAACGTTCCCTCAACTTGAAGCGCACGAAGGATCAAGTAGGAGAGTACTGGTGCTGCGGCTAGGCGCACGACAAGTCCTGTCCAAAAAGCGCGGTGAACGTTCGAAGGCCATGGTTCCGTTGATCCACGTGGACGTAGCATTTGGGCTCCAAGGATGGCGAGCACAACGGGAGCGTATCCTGTTGCAATCAGGGAGATTCCTCCATCTAACGCTTCGGGCAATCGAAGATCGGATGTACGAAGGAGAATAGCGATGGTTGCCGCATAGATCGAAGGCATACGAAAGACGGACAACATAGCCTTTTGGACTGTGAATTCAGATCGTGCTGCAAAAAAGATACCTACCGTATTTACAATAATCATCTGTCCAATCACATAAACCGAAGCCTTATCTAGTCCAAGCTGGCCAAAGGCTAACAGTACAAGCGGGAGCCCGTAATTCACACAGTTCGTAAACGTGGAGACGAGGGTAAGTCCCGCTTTTTCGCTTGCCCCAAGCTTAAAGACACGGCTCAGTAACTCGGCAAGGAGCCAGAGTGCGATAAGATTAATAATTGAAAACCAGAGGGTGCTTGTAACGTCTGTCCATGTAATTTCGGCGTGAAGCAATGTATCAAAGATAAGAGCTGGGCTCAAAATATAGAGGGAAAAGGTGGATAGTGGCCTTGTGTCCCAATTCTTGAATCGTTTGAGTAGAAGACCTGCAATAACAGGAAGTGAGATCGGGAGAAATACGTGATATAGCGTCAACATAAATGAATGCAGCAACGTTGTTCAGTCCTTTCTAGATGTCAAACCTCTCTCATCATATCAGAAATGCATCTTAGGATGAATGGATTGGCTATAATCCATGGAATGTGGGTACTGTAATATGGCTTGTCTCCAGTGTATGGAGAGAGGGTGGATTGCTATTTTGATATGACAGATTTATTATAGAAGAGGTGCAACAAGATTACATACACATAGAGGAGGAAACTATAATGAGTGAATCTAAACGCTTGATCGTACTGACTGGCTCTTATGCCGAAGCTGAGAATGAGGGCATTTATGCATATGAATTGAATGAGGATACAGGAAGTCTGGCGAAGCTAGACGGCATCTCTGGGGTGAAAAACCCAACGTTTGTTAACGTTGATGCAGAAGGCAACAAGCTGTATGCGATTGGTGAAGCAACTTCTGCTGAAGGCAACAAAATGTCTGAAGCGGTAGCACTGAGCATCGATCCTGCGACAGGCAAGTTGTCCTTGCTGAATCGCAAAAACTCCATTTCCGCTCCTCCTTGTCATATCCAGCGCGACCCATCCGGACGTTACTTGATTCTGTCGAGTTACCACGGTGGATTGGTTGGTCTGCAAGCTGTTACGGATAACGGTGAAATCGGTGAGCTATTGGATGAGAAGAAACATGAGGGTCAAGGCGCACACCCTGAACGTCAAGACAAACCACATGTACACTCTGCATTCTTCAGCCCTGATGGCAAATATATGATGGTACAAGATCTCGGTGCAGATAAAATTGCAATCTATTCCATTGATGCAGACAAGAATGAATTGGTACTGCACAGTGAAACGAAAACTCACGCGGGTGCAGGCCCACGTCATTTGGCGTTTCATCCAAACGGTCAATTCGCTTATGTAATCAATGAGGTGGATTCTTCGATTACATCTTTCCGTTATGATGCCGCTGCGGGTACGTTGACAGAAGTATCTACGGTATCTACATTGCCAGATGGTTACGACGGTAAGGAGAATACAACAGCTGAAATTACGGTTTCTAACGATGGACGTTTCGTCTATGGTTCCAACCGTGGTCATGACAGCATCGTTGTGTATGCTGTGGATGCTGATGCTGGACATCTGAAACTGGTGGAGCACGTATCGGCAGAGGGTGAACACCCGCGTCATTTCGCGTTGACTCCAAACGGCAAATTGCTGATTGCAGCTAACCGTGACACAAACAACATTGTGACGTTCACTGTAGATCAAGAGAGCGGACGTTTGAAATACACAGGACACAGCACAGGTGTATCCAAGCCGGTATGTGTGAAGCCTATATATCTGTAAGTTTCCTTTAAGCTGATAATCCTATCGAGGCATTGGTGTGATTTATCATTTCGCATGCGGTGCTTTGTCATATCACAGGGTTGTCCAAGAGATCACTTCCTTTCAATAGAGAGGAGTGATCTCTTTTGTGTTTTTTAACCCGATAGGTAAGTAGGAATACCTAATATAGTTCTTATAACAACATAAAT
This genomic interval carries:
- a CDS encoding DUF2062 domain-containing protein encodes the protein MSIQKNKTTRFARLRRAMKLNFLKLLRAPGGAHKVSTGFAIGFGLELIVISTASLIYLVFYPIVRLSGGSLPAAIVGNVVGKLTFLPIILMPLAKQIGSWILPAHSMGNGIVHESAWMELFRGNWSALSELLLGGLDILAGMSIFGATLGLISYFIVKFFYVRALKRRYERRLEKRHQAASSPSTAVLIRKPSQS
- a CDS encoding AEC family transporter encodes the protein MLHSFMLTLYHVFLPISLPVIAGLLLKRFKNWDTRPLSTFSLYILSPALIFDTLLHAEITWTDVTSTLWFSIINLIALWLLAELLSRVFKLGASEKAGLTLVSTFTNCVNYGLPLVLLAFGQLGLDKASVYVIGQMIIVNTVGIFFAARSEFTVQKAMLSVFRMPSIYAATIAILLRTSDLRLPEALDGGISLIATGYAPVVLAILGAQMLRPRGSTEPWPSNVHRAFWTGLVVRLAAAPVLSYLILRALQVEGTLFSVLLILSSMPTAVNAVILAEQFNASPQFVSRCILWTTVASMGILPIMIVMVS
- a CDS encoding DeoR/GlpR family DNA-binding transcription regulator; the encoded protein is MLVAERYEKIVEWVDAQGSMRVTELSERCGVTEETIRRDLDKLEQAGRLRRSHGGAVTIKYKDEGQPEIPYPERAVTHAEEKRRIADEAVKLVESGDRIALDASTTAWYMAAGLPNIPLTVLTNSIKVAAELSNKEQIRVIATGGQLASKSLSFVGPLAERSLDAYHVDKVFLSCKGVHLSKGISESNELQALVKQKMISIADEVILLADSSKFNIQAFTRVAQIDSVSKVITDHGLDPEQVSMLEEQMIELIRV
- a CDS encoding SOS response-associated peptidase, with the protein product MCNRFSLAADLDEVRDHFKIQRVMYYYKNRYNISPTQHTPIILHQDGERVLDEFRWGFIPFWGRDAVNANLMTVHDNPSYYKLVETKRCVIPCNGLFYWRQEGKKSFAVRVVMPDRGLFGIAGLYEIWKDTRKQPLRTCTMLMTGANMVTREFGSKMPAILSETEIDTWLDPANTRVTQLLPLLKSYNSSDMHLYPVTPMVANDEHDCYECVEEVEQKLAYVRSY
- a CDS encoding NADH-dependent flavin oxidoreductase codes for the protein MNPKFNKMFEQVSLPNGIALKNRIVLAPMTHMSSNADGTVSDAELEYYARRTGGAGMSVTAVTYVTPNGIGFPAQFAAYDDSFIPGLKRLADTIKQQGSKAVLQIFHAGRLTPEQAVPAGQVVAPSAVASERPGSPLPRELSDEEITSIIKDFGEATRRAIEAGFDGVEIHGANGYLIQQFFSPHSNRREDRWGGSVEKRLTFPLAVVDEVQEVVAKHTKLPFIVGYRFSPEEPETPGLTMEETYALIDALKEKNLDYLHVSLNEFWSKPRRGEADTRSRMEFILDRVGGKLPVIGVGSIHTADQAAEALESGVPLLAIGRELIIEPDWVEKIESGREEDIETILTKSDQERLVIPDGLWNAIIHTPGWFPMADDK
- a CDS encoding lactonase family protein; this encodes MSESKRLIVLTGSYAEAENEGIYAYELNEDTGSLAKLDGISGVKNPTFVNVDAEGNKLYAIGEATSAEGNKMSEAVALSIDPATGKLSLLNRKNSISAPPCHIQRDPSGRYLILSSYHGGLVGLQAVTDNGEIGELLDEKKHEGQGAHPERQDKPHVHSAFFSPDGKYMMVQDLGADKIAIYSIDADKNELVLHSETKTHAGAGPRHLAFHPNGQFAYVINEVDSSITSFRYDAAAGTLTEVSTVSTLPDGYDGKENTTAEITVSNDGRFVYGSNRGHDSIVVYAVDADAGHLKLVEHVSAEGEHPRHFALTPNGKLLIAANRDTNNIVTFTVDQESGRLKYTGHSTGVSKPVCVKPIYL
- a CDS encoding OsmC family protein, with product MKHPFHLKAVWNGGRNSEGHIDAGGLKSVISIPQEMGGPGTGTNPDEMLLGAAATCYVITLAAMLERSDITPHELTLESEATVDVTNNIFTYERIVHRPRIVLQADATESDEVKAERLAHKAEESCMISRAVAGNVIIETEPVIVKASVGPM